GTACACTTCGGCGCCGGTCCCGTGCATTCAGATGCCATCGGGGCGTGGCTGTGGAGCGACCCGATTCGCATTTCCGACGACCCCGAGGGCGCCCGCGTTTGGCTCACCCGGGAGGAGACCGAACGCCGCGCGAAGGAAGCCGCGCGCCGCGAGATGGAAGTCGCGCGCCGCGAGATGGAAGCCGCGCGCCGTGAGATGGAAGCCGAACGCCACGAGAAGGAAGCCGAGCGCGCCGCCCGCGATGCGGCGGAAGCGCGCGTGGCCGAGCTCGAGCGCTTGCTCGCGGAACGCAACCGCTAGGGCGCGGGGCAGGCAACGGGTTTCGTGTCGACGACCAGGTCGTCGATCCACACGTCCAGCGGGCCCTTCATCTCGTGGAAGCTCCAGGCTCCCACGAACAGTCGGCTCACCGCGGGGCCGTACCAGGGGGACGTCTTGTCGGTGGGCGCCACGCAGCCGTTGCCGTGGTCGTCCACCGAAAGGATCGGATCCGTCGCGCCGTCCTTGTACATGCGGAGCTTGCGCGCGACGGAGTCGAGCTCGAAGGAGATGCACGCCCAGCCGGTGGGCATCTCGGTTTTGCTCTTGGACGAACAGTCGTGGTAGCCGTCGCTGCCTTGAGCCTGCAGTCCGTACACGAAGCTGTAGGTGTTGGGGCTGTTGCCGGCGAGGGAGCTCAAGATGTACTGGGCGTTGCGCCCGACGGCGGGTGAGCTCGGCTCGGCGTCGCCGCTCACGCCGAAGAAGGTCCAGTGCACGCTGGTGCCGTTCGGGTCGATGTACATCCTGAGCCGGCCGTACACGTGCGTCGGCGTGTCCTTGAAAATGGGCTCGTTTCCGTCGGCAAACAGCCGCCCGCCGGCCTTGACGACGTCGTCCACGTGGACGTGGAGCGCGCTCGCGCCGCTGCTGGTGTGCGTGCCGTCGAGCTTCATGGTGGCGCCGGCGGTCAGCGCCGCGCGCCACGGGCCGAACAGCTGCTTGTCGCTGATGTCGGAGACGGCGGGGTAGTCGTCGAAGGTCTCGCAGAACAGCGCGCCGCCACACGGGTCGGGCGGCCCGGCGTCCACGCCGCCGTCGCTGCCCGCGCTGCCCCCGGCGCCGCCCGTCGCGCCGCCACTGCCGCCGCCGCTGCTTCCGCCCGTGCCGCCCGCGCCGCCACTCGACGCCGCGCCGCTGCCAGCGGCGCCGCCGACCCGCCGGTGGCGCCGCCGGGCTCGTCGTCACTTCCGCAGCCGCCCATGGCGATCGCCATGCCGACGGCCAGCACCGAGACCACGCTTCGCATCGACGTATCCTACGCGCGACGGGGATCGCGCCGCACCAACATCCCTCGTCAGTAGCGGATCGAAACGATTTCCAGCTCGATTTCCCCGGCTGGGCGCCGCACCACGACCACGTCCCCCACGCGCTTCTTCATCAACGCCTGCCCCATGGGCGAACGGAAGCTGACCATGCCCTTGCCGGGATCGGCTTCGTCGGGCCCCACGATGGTGTAGCTCTTGCGCTGGCCGTCTTCGTCCTCCACCTCCACGGTGGCGCCGAAGAACACGCCCTCCTTCTTGCGCTCGCCGTCGCGCACGACCACTGCGTTGTCGAGCCGCTTGGTGATGAAGCGGATGCGCCGATCGATCTCCCGCAGGCGCTTCTTGCCGTAGATGTACTCGGCGTTCTCGCTGCGGTCCCCCTGGGCGGCGGCGTCGCTCACCTCCTGCACCACCCGCGGACGCTCCACCGAGGCGAGCTGGTTCAGCTCCTGGGCGAGGCGCTTGGCGCCCTCGGGCGTCAGGTAGATGGGCATGGGCGCCGAAGAAATAGCAGAAGCCTCGACCGGCTTCGTTCGTTTTCTGTTGGCGCGGCGCGGGAACGGCGCTTGCCTGTGACGGAGCTGGAAGGAGGTCCCGCGTGCATCGACAAGAAGCCGACCTGGAGCGTTGCATCAGCTGTGGAGCCGAATTGGACGTCTCGACGGGGCGACCTTTCGTGTTCGGAGAAGAGTTGCTCTGCTACGACTGCGCCATCGCACGTGGCGGCGCCTACGACCACACGCATGAGACGTGGACCAAGGCGCCGGATCTGGCCGGCCTCTACGATTCGCGGCGACCCCACGCCTGAAGCTCGCGCCACGGATGCGCTCGGTCGCGCACAGAGCGCATTCGCTGCGCATCAGGCGGAGTGCATCATCAGCGGAAGCACATAGCCGTAGGCGATGGCCCACACCGCGTTGAGCGCGACCGTGGCGAACGCGGCACCGCGGCGCGCCCGCCCGCCGATGGCCCAAGCGGAGAGCACCAAGAACACGACGGCGCC
This window of the Polyangiaceae bacterium genome carries:
- the greB gene encoding transcription elongation factor GreB, which gives rise to MPIYLTPEGAKRLAQELNQLASVERPRVVQEVSDAAAQGDRSENAEYIYGKKRLREIDRRIRFITKRLDNAVVVRDGERKKEGVFFGATVEVEDEDGQRKSYTIVGPDEADPGKGMVSFRSPMGQALMKKRVGDVVVVRRPAGEIELEIVSIRY